A genome region from Deinococcota bacterium includes the following:
- a CDS encoding zinc ribbon domain-containing protein, with amino-acid sequence METGFAHYRLCPRCFRAVPEAAGEVYCPNDGTRLLAACPACSAPITSPYSRFCVRCGDDFAKEGGGAMKASD; translated from the coding sequence GTGGAAACAGGTTTCGCCCACTATCGCCTTTGCCCCCGTTGCTTCAGGGCCGTTCCCGAAGCGGCGGGAGAGGTCTACTGCCCCAACGACGGCACCCGGCTACTTGCGGCCTGCCCGGCGTGCAGCGCGCCCATCACCTCGCCCTACAGCCGCTTCTGCGTGCGCTGCGGCGACGATTTCGCCAAGGAGGGAGGAGGAGCCATGAAGGCGAGCGACTAG